Within Cyanobium sp. AMD-g, the genomic segment CTCGATTCCGGTGCGCAAGTCGGATCTGTTCAGCACCTCGGAGGCCAACCAGTCGTCGGTGGAGATCCACGTGCTGCAGGGCGAGCGCCAGATGGCCGCCGACAACAAGTCCCTCGGTCGCTTCCGGCTCTCCGGCATTCCACCGGCCCCACGCGGTGTTCCCCAGGTTCAGGTGTCCTTCGACATTGACGCCAACGGTCTGTTGCAGGTGTCCGCCACCGACCGCACCACCGGACGCCAGCAGAGCGTCTCGATCCAGGGGGGATCGAACCTCAGCGAAGAGGAGATCAACCGGTTGCTGGAGGAGGCGGAGCGCAAGTCGGTGGAGGATCGCCGCAAGCGGGCCGTCATCGACCGCCGCAACCGTGCCCAGACCCTGGTGGCCCAGGCCGAACGTCGCCTGCGGGATGCCGCTCTGGAGCTGGGCCCCGCCGGGGCCGAACGTCAGCAGCGCGCCGTGGAGCTGGCCCTGCGCGATGTGCAGGACGTCCTGGCCCAGGACGACCCTGCCGACCTCGACCTGACCGTCAGCCAGCTTCAGGAGGCGCTGTTCGGGCTCAACCGGCGCCTGCTGGGGGAACGGCGCTCGGAGAGCGGCCCGCTCAAGGGCCTGAAGAACACCCTGGGCTCCCTCAAGGACGAACTCTTCTCCGACGACGACTGGGACGACTGGGGCGGATCGGGCCGCTCCGACCCCTGGTCGAGCCCCCCCCGGCCGCTGCAGCGGGATCCCTACCCGCTCGGCCGCTTCGCCGAGCGGGAGGGGGGCTACGACGACGACCTTCCGTCCCGCCGCTGGGAGAATGGCCGCTCCTGGGATCGGCAGGAGTCCGTCGATCGGGATCTGGGCGCCGATCGTCACCGGCCGCGTCGCGGCGGTCGGGCCGATCAGGATGACCCCTGGGCTGACGGCTGAGCGTCGTGAGCCCATCCACCCGCTCCGATTCGGCGGCGACGGCCGCCCGCGACCACTGGGAGGTGCTCGGTCTGGCTGCAGGCGCCGACGCGGCGAGCATCAAACGGGCCTTCCGCCAGCAGGCCCGCCTCTGGCATCCCGACCTCAATGGCAACGATCCGGTGGCGGAAGCCCGCTTCAAGCGGGTCAACGAGGCCTATGCGGTGCTCTCCGATCCGATCCGGCGCCGCGCCTGGGAGGCCGGTGAGGGGCAGGAGAGCTCCGGCCTCGACGCCGATCCCTTCGCCAGCGGCTTTCCCCCCTTTGAGGACTACCTGGCGCACCTCTTCGGCCAGGAGCCCCGCGGCTCGCGGCGCTGGGAGGATGAACCCGAGCCGGACGATCCGCCTGAGGCCCGCAGCGTCACCACCGCACCGCCATCGCCGCCACCGGTGATGGCCGCCACGGACGAGGAAACCCTGGTGAGCCTCACCCCGGAGCAGGCGCTCAGCGGCCAGCGGCTGGAACTGGAGTTGCGGGATGGCACCTTGGTGGAGGTCTGGACGCCCCCCCTGGCGGGGGATGGCTGGCGCCTGCGGCTGGCCGGCGTGGCGGCCGGCGGCGCCGATCACTTCCTGCAGCTGCGGGTGCGGACCGAAGAGGGACTGCGCATCGATGGCCTGCGGGTGCTTTACCAGCTCGATCTCCACCCGGCCGACGCGGCCCTTGGCTGCCAGGCGGTGGTGCCCACCCTCGAGGGGCCCGTGCGGCTGCGGGTGCCTCCCGGTTCCTCCAGCGGCCGGCAGCTGCGCCTGAGGCAGCGGGGCCAGAGCCAGGGGGAGCAGCGGGGCGACCAGCTGGTGGAGGTGAGGATCGTTGTCCCTGCCAAGCCCACGGAAGCGGAGGAGGCCCTGTTCCGGCGCCTGCGGGAGCTCGACCTGGAACAGAACAGCGCCAACGACGCCTGATCGTTACACCGGCAGCCAACGGATGAGACACTGGCCTGCGCCCCATCCATGACGATGTGACTGCCAGCGGTTCCCCCCACAAGCCGGTGCATGTCCTGCTGTTCGATCCGGGCAGTGACCAGGAGGGCATCCATTCCCTCGAACTCGGGGGCCGCACGGTGGTGCTGCTGTTCGAGGACCCTGACGATGCCGAGCGCTATGCCGGCCTTCTGGAAGCTCAGGATTTTCCGGTGCCCTGCGTTGAGGCCCTGGATCGGGAGGAACTCGAGAACTTCTGTGCCGAAGCTGGTTACGAAGCCCGCTTCGTTCCGGCCGGTTTCCTGCCCAACAGTGAAGAGGAGCGGCTGCTGATCGCGCCGCCCGAGCGCAACATGGATGTCACCACCTGGAAGGAAGAGCAGTCAGCGGCGCAACGATCCGGCGCTGAGGACTCCGGCGGCCCCGGCAGTGATCCGGAGCTGGAGGCCTTCCGTCGCCGCCTTGAAGGGTTGCTGTGAGCGCGTCCGGCGGCGACAGGGGCCACCTGCTCACCGAGCGGCCCAACCCTGCCAGCGAAGACCTCGACAGGCTGCCGACGGCGTCCCTGGTGGCCTTGTTCTGTGCCAACGATCTCTTGCCCCAGCAGGCGGTGGCGGCCGCCGCGCCCGCCCTGACGGCGGCCATCGATGCCATCGCCTCTCGGCTCGCCAACGGCGGCCGCCTGTTTTATCTGGGGGCCGGCACCTCCGGCCGGCTCGGGGTGCTGGATGCGGCGGAGTGTCCGCCCACCTTCTGCAGCCCCCCCGAGCTGGTGCAGGGGGTGCTGGCGGGTGGTGCGGCGGCCCTGCTGCGCAGCTCCGAAGGGCTCGAGGACCTGCGGGAAGCGGGCCGCGACGACCTGATCCAGCGGGGCTTCGGCCCGGCGGATGCCCTGGTGGGCATCGCCGCCGGTGGCACCACCCCCTATGTGCTGGGGGGGCTGGCCCACGCCCAGGGGATCGGGGCCCTCACCATCGCCATGGCTTGCGTGCCGGCCGAGCAGGTGCCGATGCCCTGTGACATCGACATCCGGCTGCTGACCGGGCCGGAACTGCTGACCGGCTCCACCCGGCTGAAGGCGGGCACGGCCACCAAGATGGCCCTCAACATCCTCTCCACCGGGGTGATGGTCCGCCTGGGCAAGGTCTTCGGCAACCGCATGGTGGATGTGGCGGTCACCAACAGCAAGCTGGAGGACCGTGCCCTGCGCATCCTGCGGGACCTGGCCGGGGTTCAAAGGGACGCGGGTCTGCGCTTGCTCCAGCAGACCGGGGGATCGGTGCGTCTGGCGCTGCTGATGGCGGCCTCAGGGCTGGAGGTCGAGGCGGCGCGGGCGGCCCTGGACCGCCACGGCCCCGGCCTGCGTGAATGCCTTGACCGCCTTGGGGTCAGCCTGGTGCCGTCGTCGAGGCCTCCGGTTCCGTGAACGGTCCCCAGTAGGGGGCGGTGAACAGCTCGGTGCGGCGGCGGGTGGTCGGCGGCACCTGGGCGGCCGGGGTCATCAGGGCGTCCTTGAGGGCTTGGTGGGCCTGGCTGGGGGGCCGCAGGGCCTGCACCCGCTCGGCGGCCAGCCGCACGATCTGCTGGGCCAGGGCCGCGTTGGCGCGCAGGTTGTCGATCACCAGCTCGACGGTGACCGCGTCATGCATCGCGTGCCAGCAGTCGTAGTCGGTGACCATCGCCAGGGTGGCGTAGGCCATCTCCGCCTCGCGGGCCAGCCGTGCCTCGGTGTGGTTGGTCATGCCGATCACTGTGCAGCCCCAGGAGCGGTAGAGCTCGGACTCGGCCCGGGTGGAGAAGGCCGGCCCTTCCATGCAGAGGTAGGTGCCGCCGCGGTGCAGTTGGCGCCCCTCCGGCATCAGGCTGTCGCCCACGTCGCCGAGCACCCGGGAGAGCACGGCGCAGTAAGGGTCCGCGTTGCCCACGTGGGCCACCAGCCCCTCACCGAAGAAGGTGAGCGGCCGCTGCATGGTGCGATCAATGAACTGATCGGGCACCACCATGTCGAGGGGCCGCACGTTCTCCTGGAGGGAGCCCACGGCCGACACCGACAGGATCCAGCGCACGCCGAGGGAGCGCAGGGCCCAGAGGTTGGCCCGGTAGGGCACCTCGCTGGGGGTGAAGCTGTGGTGACGGCCGTGCCGGGCCAGGAACACCACCTCGAGATCGCCGATCCGGCCGATCCGCAGGCTGTCGGAGGGGGCCCCGTAGGGGGTGTCGACCGTCAGTTCGCGCACGTCCTCCAGGCCCTCCATCGCGTACAGGCCGCTGCCACCGAGGACCCCGAGGCGGGCCCGGGAAAGATCGGACGTCGACAGACCGCTGGCCTGGGGCGATGGGGTGGACGGCTCGGTGCTGGCCATGGATGCGGGGTGCCCTGAACGGATACAGTCGAAGTTTGCCTCCTCGACCGTGACCAAGGCCCTGATGGACACCGATGCCGGCCTGATCACCATTGATCTGTTCGACACCGAGGCCCCCGGCACCGTCGCGAATTTCGTCAAGCTCTCCAAGGACGGCTTCTATGACGGACTGGCTTTTCACCGGGTGATCAATGGGTTCATGGCCCAGGGGGGCTGCCCCAACAGCCGTGAAGGCGCCCGTGGC encodes:
- a CDS encoding DnaJ domain-containing protein, which codes for MSPSTRSDSAATAARDHWEVLGLAAGADAASIKRAFRQQARLWHPDLNGNDPVAEARFKRVNEAYAVLSDPIRRRAWEAGEGQESSGLDADPFASGFPPFEDYLAHLFGQEPRGSRRWEDEPEPDDPPEARSVTTAPPSPPPVMAATDEETLVSLTPEQALSGQRLELELRDGTLVEVWTPPLAGDGWRLRLAGVAAGGADHFLQLRVRTEEGLRIDGLRVLYQLDLHPADAALGCQAVVPTLEGPVRLRVPPGSSSGRQLRLRQRGQSQGEQRGDQLVEVRIVVPAKPTEAEEALFRRLRELDLEQNSANDA
- a CDS encoding DUF3110 domain-containing protein, which translates into the protein MTASGSPHKPVHVLLFDPGSDQEGIHSLELGGRTVVLLFEDPDDAERYAGLLEAQDFPVPCVEALDREELENFCAEAGYEARFVPAGFLPNSEEERLLIAPPERNMDVTTWKEEQSAAQRSGAEDSGGPGSDPELEAFRRRLEGLL
- the murQ gene encoding N-acetylmuramic acid 6-phosphate etherase, with amino-acid sequence MSASGGDRGHLLTERPNPASEDLDRLPTASLVALFCANDLLPQQAVAAAAPALTAAIDAIASRLANGGRLFYLGAGTSGRLGVLDAAECPPTFCSPPELVQGVLAGGAAALLRSSEGLEDLREAGRDDLIQRGFGPADALVGIAAGGTTPYVLGGLAHAQGIGALTIAMACVPAEQVPMPCDIDIRLLTGPELLTGSTRLKAGTATKMALNILSTGVMVRLGKVFGNRMVDVAVTNSKLEDRALRILRDLAGVQRDAGLRLLQQTGGSVRLALLMAASGLEVEAARAALDRHGPGLRECLDRLGVSLVPSSRPPVP
- the mtnP gene encoding S-methyl-5'-thioadenosine phosphorylase is translated as MASTEPSTPSPQASGLSTSDLSRARLGVLGGSGLYAMEGLEDVRELTVDTPYGAPSDSLRIGRIGDLEVVFLARHGRHHSFTPSEVPYRANLWALRSLGVRWILSVSAVGSLQENVRPLDMVVPDQFIDRTMQRPLTFFGEGLVAHVGNADPYCAVLSRVLGDVGDSLMPEGRQLHRGGTYLCMEGPAFSTRAESELYRSWGCTVIGMTNHTEARLAREAEMAYATLAMVTDYDCWHAMHDAVTVELVIDNLRANAALAQQIVRLAAERVQALRPPSQAHQALKDALMTPAAQVPPTTRRRTELFTAPYWGPFTEPEASTTAPG